In a single window of the Candidatus Celerinatantimonas neptuna genome:
- the rlmE gene encoding Ribosomal RNA large subunit methyltransferase E: protein MAKKKHSASSKRWLTEHHDDYYVQQAKKQGLRSRAVFKIEEIQQRDKLIRPGMTVVDLGAAPGGWSQYAVSQLGDNGRVIACDLLPMDPIAGVDFLQGDFREELVLNAILTRVGEQKVDVILSDMAPNMSGNLGVDQSRAMYLVELALDMCRDVLAPGGSFVVKVFQGEGFEVYIKDVRELFGSVKVRKPDSSRSRSREVYVVASGFKL, encoded by the coding sequence ATGGCAAAGAAGAAACATTCGGCGAGTTCTAAGCGCTGGCTTACTGAACATCATGATGACTATTATGTTCAACAAGCCAAAAAACAGGGATTACGTTCACGTGCAGTTTTCAAAATTGAAGAAATCCAACAACGTGATAAGTTGATTCGTCCTGGAATGACTGTCGTCGATTTAGGTGCAGCTCCAGGAGGTTGGTCACAGTATGCTGTGTCCCAATTAGGTGATAATGGTCGGGTTATTGCTTGCGATTTATTACCGATGGATCCGATTGCAGGGGTTGATTTTCTGCAGGGTGATTTTAGAGAAGAACTAGTTCTCAATGCGATTTTAACTCGGGTTGGCGAACAGAAAGTTGATGTAATTCTGTCCGATATGGCACCGAATATGAGTGGTAATTTAGGTGTCGATCAATCCAGAGCGATGTATTTAGTTGAACTTGCATTGGATATGTGCCGCGATGTATTGGCGCCGGGCGGAAGTTTTGTAGTGAAAGTTTTTCAGGGCGAGGGCTTTGAAGTATATATCAAGGACGTTCGTGAGTTGTTTGGGTCGGTCAAAGTCCGGAAACCGGATTCATCACGTTCCCGATCACGTGAAGTTTATGTTGTAGCGAGCGGCTTTAAACTATAG
- the carB_2 gene encoding Carbamoyl-phosphate synthase large chain, with the protein MPKRNDLKTILILGAGPIVIGQACEFDYSGAQACKALREEGFRVVLVNSNPATIMTDPEMADATYIEPIHWEVVEKIIEKERPDALLPTMGGQTALNCALDLEKHGVLSKYQVEMIGATADAIDKAEDRQRFDLAMREIGLECPRSGLAHNMDEAYVVLDKVGFPCIIRPSFTMGGSGGGIAYNKDEFEEICTRGLDLSPTNELLIDESLIGWKEYEMEVIRDKADNCIIVCSIENFDPMGVHTGDSITVAPAQTLTDKEYQLMRNASLAVLREIGVETGGSNVQFGINPDNGRMVIIEMNPRVSRSSALASKATGFPIAKVAAKLAIGYTLDELHNDITGGKTPASFEPSIDYVVTKIPRFNFEKFAGCNDRLTTQMKSVGEVMAIGRNQQESLHKALRSLETGATGFDPQVDLNDPQAMAEIRHQLIDVGGERIWYIADAFRAGMSVDDIFSLTKIDPWFLVQIEDIINDEKMVAQRGFASLTKEELRRLKRKGFSDARLASLTGVGEGEIRKLRQRHHILPVYKRVDTCAAEFATDTAYMYSSYDEECEANPSNHKKIMVLGGGPNRIGQGIEFDYCCVHAALAMREDGYETIMVNCNPETVSTDYDTSDRLYFEPVTLEDVLEIVRVENPTGVIVQYGGQTPLKLARALEAAGVSIIGTSPDAIDRAEDRERFQQAVERLGLKQPDNVTVTALTDAVARAQEIGYPLVVRPSYVLGGRAMEIVYDEQDLRRYFTEAVSVSNESPVLLDHFLDDAIEVDVDAVCDGELVVIGGIMEHIEQAGVHSGDSACSLPPYSLSQSVQDDMRSQVKALALELGVVGLMNVQFAVKGDQIYLIEVNPRAARTVPFVSKVTGVPLAKIAARVMAGQSLSEQGFVAEVIPPYYSVKEVVLPFNKFPGVDPILGPEMRSTGEAMGVGKTFAEAYSKAELGIGNDNQEVGRVLLSVRNSDKHRVVELARMLQKQGYELDATHGTAVALGEAGIYPRLVNKVQEGRPHIRDRIKNGEYTYIVNTTEGRQAIQDSKQLRRAALQEKVNYSTTLNGAFATCKAHTADNRASVSSIQELHQRIQSV; encoded by the coding sequence ATGCCAAAACGTAATGATTTAAAAACTATCCTGATTCTGGGGGCTGGGCCTATTGTCATCGGTCAGGCTTGTGAATTTGATTATTCTGGAGCGCAAGCCTGTAAAGCTCTTCGGGAAGAAGGTTTTCGGGTTGTTCTGGTGAATTCTAACCCGGCAACCATTATGACTGATCCTGAAATGGCTGATGCGACTTATATTGAGCCGATTCATTGGGAAGTCGTTGAAAAGATAATTGAAAAAGAACGTCCTGACGCGCTGTTGCCAACGATGGGCGGCCAGACCGCACTTAATTGTGCACTTGATTTAGAGAAACATGGCGTTTTATCGAAATACCAGGTTGAAATGATCGGTGCAACTGCTGATGCAATTGATAAAGCGGAAGATCGTCAGCGTTTTGATTTAGCCATGCGTGAGATTGGACTGGAATGTCCTCGTTCCGGGTTGGCTCACAACATGGATGAAGCCTATGTTGTTTTAGATAAGGTCGGATTCCCATGTATTATTCGTCCTTCATTTACGATGGGGGGCAGTGGCGGTGGCATTGCTTATAATAAAGATGAATTCGAGGAAATTTGTACTCGCGGTTTAGATCTTTCTCCGACTAATGAGCTGTTGATTGATGAGAGTTTGATTGGTTGGAAAGAATATGAAATGGAAGTGATTCGTGATAAAGCGGATAACTGCATCATTGTCTGTTCAATTGAAAATTTTGATCCGATGGGAGTTCATACCGGAGATTCTATTACGGTCGCGCCAGCTCAGACATTGACCGATAAAGAATATCAGTTGATGCGAAATGCTTCGTTAGCTGTACTCCGGGAAATTGGTGTGGAAACCGGCGGTTCGAATGTTCAATTTGGGATCAATCCTGACAATGGCAGAATGGTTATTATTGAAATGAATCCAAGGGTGTCCCGCTCTTCAGCCCTGGCATCAAAAGCGACCGGGTTTCCAATTGCCAAAGTAGCTGCGAAGCTTGCTATTGGCTATACCCTTGATGAATTACATAATGACATCACCGGGGGAAAAACACCTGCATCGTTTGAACCCTCAATCGATTATGTCGTCACTAAAATTCCACGTTTTAATTTTGAAAAATTTGCCGGGTGTAATGATCGTCTGACGACGCAGATGAAATCTGTCGGCGAAGTCATGGCTATTGGGCGTAATCAGCAGGAATCGTTGCACAAGGCCTTACGGAGTCTTGAAACGGGAGCAACAGGTTTTGACCCACAGGTTGATCTGAATGATCCTCAGGCGATGGCTGAAATTCGTCATCAGTTGATTGATGTGGGCGGCGAGCGGATTTGGTACATCGCAGATGCTTTTCGTGCAGGGATGAGTGTTGACGATATTTTTTCTTTGACCAAAATCGATCCTTGGTTCCTTGTTCAGATTGAAGACATCATTAATGATGAGAAGATGGTGGCTCAGAGAGGCTTTGCCAGTCTGACAAAAGAAGAGTTACGCCGGTTGAAACGAAAAGGATTCAGCGATGCGCGTCTGGCCAGTCTGACAGGGGTCGGAGAAGGTGAAATCCGTAAACTGCGCCAGCGTCATCATATTTTGCCAGTTTATAAACGTGTTGATACCTGTGCTGCCGAGTTTGCTACAGATACAGCTTACATGTATTCAAGCTATGATGAAGAGTGTGAAGCGAATCCATCGAATCATAAGAAAATTATGGTTCTGGGTGGCGGGCCGAACCGGATCGGGCAAGGGATTGAGTTTGATTATTGCTGTGTCCATGCGGCGTTGGCAATGAGAGAAGATGGTTATGAAACTATCATGGTTAACTGTAACCCTGAAACCGTTTCAACTGACTATGATACATCTGACAGACTTTACTTTGAACCGGTCACTCTGGAAGATGTACTTGAAATTGTTCGTGTTGAAAATCCAACAGGGGTGATTGTTCAATATGGTGGTCAGACCCCATTAAAATTAGCTCGGGCACTGGAAGCTGCTGGTGTTTCTATTATTGGTACATCTCCTGATGCGATTGATAGGGCCGAAGACCGTGAGCGTTTCCAGCAGGCTGTAGAACGTTTAGGGTTAAAGCAGCCTGACAATGTAACAGTAACAGCATTAACCGATGCCGTTGCAAGAGCGCAAGAAATCGGTTATCCCCTGGTTGTTCGTCCTTCTTATGTTTTGGGTGGTCGGGCAATGGAAATCGTTTATGATGAACAAGATTTACGACGTTATTTTACTGAGGCCGTGAGTGTTTCAAATGAGTCGCCTGTCTTGTTAGATCATTTTCTGGATGATGCGATTGAAGTTGATGTTGATGCTGTGTGTGATGGTGAGCTGGTCGTCATTGGTGGTATTATGGAACATATCGAACAGGCCGGGGTTCACTCAGGGGATTCGGCCTGTTCTCTTCCACCGTATTCCTTAAGCCAGAGTGTTCAGGATGATATGCGCTCACAAGTGAAGGCGCTGGCTCTGGAATTAGGTGTTGTCGGGCTGATGAATGTGCAATTTGCGGTGAAAGGTGATCAGATTTACCTTATTGAGGTGAATCCACGGGCCGCCAGGACAGTCCCTTTTGTGTCTAAAGTCACAGGTGTTCCACTTGCCAAAATTGCAGCGCGGGTTATGGCGGGGCAGAGTCTGAGTGAACAAGGGTTTGTTGCCGAAGTTATTCCTCCTTATTATTCGGTTAAAGAAGTCGTTTTACCTTTTAATAAATTCCCAGGTGTTGATCCGATTCTCGGACCTGAGATGCGCTCGACAGGTGAAGCTATGGGCGTAGGTAAAACTTTTGCAGAAGCGTATTCAAAAGCAGAGCTGGGGATTGGGAATGACAACCAGGAAGTTGGCCGGGTGCTACTATCTGTACGTAATTCTGATAAACATCGGGTTGTTGAATTAGCCCGTATGCTGCAAAAGCAAGGATATGAGTTAGATGCGACCCATGGTACGGCTGTTGCGTTGGGAGAGGCTGGGATTTATCCGCGGTTAGTGAATAAAGTTCAGGAAGGACGCCCTCATATTCGTGATCGGATTAAAAATGGCGAGTATACCTATATTGTCAATACGACTGAAGGTCGACAGGCTATTCAAGATTCGAAACAGTTGCGCCGGGCAGCTCTTCAGGAGAAAGTCAATTATTCGACAACTCTCAATGGAGCTTTTGCAACCTGTAAAGCACATACAGCAGATAATCGCGCTAGTGTTTCATCGATTCAAGAACTTCATCAGCGTATTCAAAGTGTATAA
- the ftsH_2 gene encoding ATP-dependent zinc metalloprotease FtsH: MWLLFNYPSTEVLVLSDMAKNLILWLVIAVVLMSVFQSFSPDTSSAQQEDYSTFVKDVSQDQIRQVRINGQKIKGIKRTGEHFTTIMPMADRDILNDLLNHNVKVIGEAPKEPSLLTSIFISWFPMILLIGVWIFFMRQMQGGGGKGAMSFGKSKARLMSEDQIKTTFADVAGCDEAKEDVAELVDYLRDPTRFQKLGGRIPTGVLMVGPPGTGKTLLAKAIAGEAKVPFFTISGSDFVEMFVGVGASRVRDMFEQAKKSAPCIIFIDEIDAVGRQRGAGLGGGHDEREQTLNQMLVEMDGFEGNEGVIVIAATNRPDVLDPALLRPGRFDRQVVVGLPDVRGREQILKVHMRKVPLGDGVEPSVIARGTPGFSGADLANLVNEAALFAARGNKRVVSMEEFEKAKDKIMMGAERKSMVMTEDEKEMTAFHEAGHAIIGRLAPDHDPVYKVSIIPRGRALGVTMYLPEQDRVSHSKRHLESMISSLYGGRLAEQIIYGEDKVSTGASNDIERATDIARKMVTQWGLSEKMGPLLYAEEEGEVFLGRSAAKTKHMSDETARAIDEEIRIVIDRNYNRSKKFLEENIDILHAMKDALMKYETIDAKQIDDLMARKPPRPPADWEKDHPRSGDDETPPSNKVEDEKPREDDKSSSQMGDENPDEHPAQ, encoded by the coding sequence ATGTGGTTGTTATTTAATTACCCATCTACAGAGGTCTTAGTCTTGAGTGACATGGCGAAAAATCTGATTTTGTGGCTGGTCATTGCTGTTGTTTTGATGTCAGTTTTCCAAAGTTTCAGTCCAGACACATCTAGTGCACAGCAAGAGGATTACTCGACGTTTGTGAAAGATGTGTCCCAGGATCAAATCCGACAGGTACGGATTAACGGGCAGAAAATCAAAGGCATTAAACGTACTGGTGAGCATTTTACAACCATTATGCCGATGGCTGATCGGGATATTCTGAATGATTTATTGAATCATAATGTCAAGGTGATCGGCGAAGCACCGAAAGAGCCAAGTCTTCTGACATCGATCTTTATCTCATGGTTCCCAATGATCTTGCTGATCGGTGTGTGGATCTTCTTTATGCGTCAAATGCAAGGTGGCGGTGGTAAAGGAGCTATGTCCTTTGGTAAAAGCAAAGCCAGATTGATGAGTGAAGATCAGATAAAAACAACTTTTGCTGATGTAGCCGGGTGTGATGAAGCCAAAGAAGATGTGGCTGAATTAGTTGATTACTTGCGTGATCCGACCCGGTTCCAGAAGCTCGGTGGTCGTATTCCGACCGGTGTTTTGATGGTTGGACCTCCAGGTACTGGTAAAACTTTGTTGGCGAAAGCTATTGCCGGTGAAGCTAAAGTTCCGTTCTTTACTATTTCAGGTTCAGATTTTGTAGAAATGTTTGTCGGGGTTGGCGCATCACGTGTGCGGGACATGTTCGAACAAGCTAAGAAATCTGCTCCATGTATTATCTTTATCGATGAAATCGATGCGGTTGGCCGTCAACGTGGTGCCGGGTTAGGTGGTGGCCATGATGAGCGCGAACAGACATTAAACCAGATGTTGGTTGAAATGGATGGGTTTGAGGGTAATGAGGGGGTTATCGTGATCGCTGCGACTAACCGACCTGATGTTTTGGACCCGGCTTTATTGCGTCCTGGCCGTTTTGACCGACAGGTTGTTGTTGGTTTGCCAGATGTTCGTGGACGAGAACAAATTCTTAAAGTTCACATGCGTAAGGTTCCATTGGGTGATGGTGTTGAACCAAGTGTGATAGCTCGTGGTACACCTGGTTTTTCAGGGGCTGATCTGGCTAACTTGGTTAATGAAGCTGCATTGTTTGCTGCTCGTGGTAATAAGCGGGTAGTTTCAATGGAAGAATTTGAGAAGGCTAAAGATAAGATCATGATGGGCGCTGAGCGCAAATCAATGGTTATGACTGAAGACGAAAAAGAGATGACAGCTTTCCATGAAGCAGGTCATGCAATCATCGGTCGTTTAGCACCTGATCATGATCCGGTTTATAAAGTGAGTATTATTCCTCGTGGACGGGCTCTTGGCGTGACGATGTATTTGCCTGAGCAAGATAGGGTAAGTCATAGCAAACGTCATCTTGAGAGTATGATATCAAGTCTGTATGGTGGACGGCTGGCTGAACAGATTATCTACGGTGAAGATAAAGTCTCAACAGGTGCCAGTAATGATATCGAAAGAGCAACAGATATAGCTCGTAAAATGGTAACTCAATGGGGATTATCTGAAAAAATGGGGCCGTTGCTCTATGCCGAAGAAGAAGGTGAAGTTTTCTTAGGGCGTAGTGCTGCTAAAACGAAGCACATGTCAGATGAAACTGCCAGAGCTATCGATGAAGAGATTCGCATTGTTATTGATCGCAACTATAACCGGTCTAAAAAGTTTCTTGAAGAGAACATCGATATCTTGCATGCGATGAAAGATGCTTTAATGAAGTATGAAACAATTGATGCAAAACAGATTGATGATTTGATGGCGCGTAAACCACCTCGTCCACCTGCTGACTGGGAAAAAGATCACCCGAGAAGTGGGGATGATGAGACACCGCCTTCGAATAAGGTAGAGGATGAAAAGCCTCGGGAAGATGATAAATCTTCTAGTCAAATGGGAGATGAAAACCCAGATGAACATCCTGCTCAGTAG
- the secG gene encoding Protein-export membrane protein SecG produces MYNILLGVYLLVALILVGLVLIQQGKGADMGASFGSGASNTVFGSGGSGNFLTRSTAVLATLFFVISLALGHISAHHSGNSNEWQNLSVKHTNVQKVPAKVTEKKAPVKQSTNPDEQVPE; encoded by the coding sequence ATGTACAATATTTTATTAGGCGTATATCTGCTAGTGGCTCTAATTCTTGTTGGTTTAGTGCTTATCCAGCAGGGTAAAGGCGCTGATATGGGAGCCTCATTTGGTTCTGGAGCATCAAATACTGTGTTTGGTTCAGGCGGTTCAGGTAATTTCCTGACTCGTAGCACCGCGGTATTAGCAACACTATTTTTCGTAATTAGTTTGGCATTAGGACATATTTCTGCGCATCATTCAGGTAATTCGAATGAGTGGCAGAATTTAAGTGTAAAACATACAAATGTTCAGAAAGTACCTGCAAAAGTCACTGAAAAGAAAGCTCCAGTGAAGCAGAGTACTAATCCAGATGAACAGGTGCCAGAGTAA
- the greA gene encoding Transcription elongation factor GreA — MNQIPMTVRGAQKLREELDYLKTVRRPEITAAIAEAREHGDLKENAEYHAAREQQGFCEGRVQEIESKLSNVQVIDVSKIPNVGKVIFGSTVSLVNVDTDQEVSYQIVGDDEADIKANRISVNSPIARGLIGKMVDDVVEVKTPGGVVEYEITQVEYIV; from the coding sequence ATGAATCAGATTCCAATGACTGTGCGGGGCGCGCAGAAATTACGTGAAGAGCTGGATTATCTAAAAACAGTGAGGCGTCCTGAGATTACGGCCGCAATTGCTGAAGCGCGTGAGCATGGCGATTTGAAAGAGAATGCAGAATATCATGCCGCGCGGGAGCAGCAAGGCTTTTGTGAAGGGCGGGTTCAGGAAATCGAAAGTAAATTATCAAATGTTCAGGTCATTGATGTAAGCAAGATCCCGAATGTTGGAAAAGTTATTTTTGGCTCAACGGTTTCGCTTGTAAATGTTGATACAGACCAGGAAGTATCGTATCAGATTGTTGGTGACGATGAAGCTGACATCAAAGCAAATCGGATTTCTGTCAATTCACCAATTGCCCGGGGGTTAATCGGGAAGATGGTTGATGACGTCGTGGAAGTTAAGACCCCTGGTGGTGTTGTCGAATATGAAATTACCCAAGTTGAATATATTGTCTAA
- the folP gene encoding Dihydropteroate synthase has translation MKLNIAGQIFDHPIVMGILNCTPDSFSDGGRYLAEDKAVEHARQMLSDGASIIDIGGESTRPGAEIISVEEELRRTIAPIRSIKEEFNCLISIDTRHNEVMSQAVEAGADIINDVNALNEPGALEAAACSQAAVCLMHMQGDPKTMQDKPHYSDIVAEVLHYLGGRVDAVVNAGVPKQKIILDPGFGFGKTLEHNYQLLHHLEQFHQLDCPLLIGLSRKSMFGQLLDRPVEQRLAASLAGACFAAMKGAAILRVHDVRETVDALRVISKTMVTE, from the coding sequence ATGAAATTGAATATAGCTGGCCAGATTTTTGACCATCCCATTGTTATGGGAATTTTAAATTGTACGCCTGATTCATTCTCTGATGGAGGGCGTTATCTCGCTGAGGATAAGGCTGTTGAACATGCCCGACAGATGCTCTCGGATGGAGCTTCCATTATCGATATCGGTGGTGAATCAACCCGGCCGGGGGCAGAGATTATTTCAGTAGAAGAAGAGTTACGGCGAACGATTGCTCCGATTCGATCGATAAAAGAAGAATTTAATTGTCTGATATCTATAGATACCAGGCACAATGAGGTCATGTCTCAGGCTGTTGAAGCTGGAGCAGATATTATTAATGATGTCAATGCATTAAATGAGCCTGGAGCACTGGAAGCCGCGGCCTGTTCACAGGCCGCGGTTTGCCTGATGCATATGCAAGGTGATCCGAAAACAATGCAGGATAAACCTCATTATTCAGATATTGTCGCTGAGGTGCTTCATTATCTTGGTGGGCGGGTAGATGCCGTTGTGAATGCAGGGGTTCCCAAACAGAAAATTATTTTGGATCCCGGGTTTGGATTTGGTAAGACACTGGAACACAATTATCAACTACTCCATCATCTGGAGCAGTTTCATCAATTGGATTGTCCATTATTGATTGGGCTTTCGCGTAAAAGTATGTTTGGCCAACTTCTTGACCGTCCGGTAGAACAACGTTTAGCTGCAAGCCTGGCCGGAGCTTGTTTCGCAGCCATGAAAGGTGCGGCAATTCTGAGAGTTCATGATGTTCGTGAAACAGTGGATGCGTTGCGAGTGATTAGTAAGACAATGGTAACTGAATAA
- the glmM gene encoding Phosphoglucosamine mutase codes for MTRKYFGTDGVRGKVGDYPITPDFALKLGWAAGQVLSQKGSRKVLIGKDTRISGYMLESALEAGLAAAGINASFMGPMPTPAVAYLTRTFRAEAGIVISASHNPFYDNGIKFFSSEGTKLPDEVELAIESQLEKTITCVESKQLGKASRIVDAAGRYIEFCKSTFSSGLNLTGLKIVVDCANGATYHIAPDVFRELGAQVICYAVKPDGLNINECCGATDTRALANEVLEHQADLGIAFDGDGDRVMMIDHQGQLVDGDELLYIIADFYQRQGILKGGIVGTQMTNLALEQMFSKLEIPFVRAQVGDRYVLEQLKERNWMLGGENSGHIICLNHTTTGDGIISALQVLSAMCHEGHSLREQLGSLQLYPQVLKNVRFKGAHNPLESQSVCAAVAESEAELGKQGRILLRKSGTEPLLRIMVEGPETETVERLADQISCVVSNNCD; via the coding sequence ATGACTAGAAAATATTTTGGAACCGATGGCGTTCGGGGAAAAGTAGGTGATTATCCAATAACACCTGATTTTGCGTTAAAACTGGGATGGGCAGCCGGTCAGGTTTTAAGTCAGAAAGGGAGCCGGAAAGTATTAATTGGAAAAGATACCCGAATTTCCGGTTATATGCTTGAGTCAGCGTTAGAAGCTGGATTGGCTGCAGCAGGAATTAATGCCAGTTTTATGGGGCCAATGCCAACACCCGCTGTAGCCTATTTGACTCGTACATTTCGGGCTGAAGCAGGCATTGTTATTAGTGCTTCGCATAATCCTTTCTATGATAATGGTATTAAATTTTTTTCATCTGAAGGGACAAAATTGCCAGATGAAGTAGAGCTTGCAATCGAATCCCAGTTAGAAAAGACAATCACATGTGTTGAATCTAAACAATTAGGCAAGGCTTCCCGAATCGTTGATGCTGCGGGTAGGTATATTGAATTTTGTAAAAGTACTTTTTCTTCGGGATTAAACCTTACCGGCCTCAAAATTGTTGTCGATTGCGCCAATGGTGCAACATACCATATTGCTCCTGATGTTTTTCGTGAACTCGGTGCGCAAGTCATTTGTTATGCGGTTAAACCAGATGGTCTTAACATCAATGAATGTTGTGGGGCAACGGATACCCGTGCATTAGCTAATGAAGTTTTAGAGCATCAGGCTGATTTGGGGATTGCTTTTGATGGTGATGGCGATCGGGTCATGATGATTGACCATCAGGGGCAATTGGTTGATGGAGACGAGCTTCTTTATATTATAGCTGATTTTTATCAGCGTCAGGGGATACTTAAAGGTGGCATAGTCGGAACCCAAATGACCAACTTGGCTCTGGAACAAATGTTTTCGAAGCTGGAAATACCATTTGTACGGGCTCAAGTGGGAGACCGATATGTATTGGAACAGCTTAAAGAACGAAATTGGATGCTAGGTGGGGAGAATTCAGGCCATATTATCTGTTTGAATCACACGACTACAGGTGATGGCATTATTTCGGCTCTGCAAGTCTTATCTGCTATGTGTCATGAAGGACACTCACTAAGAGAACAGTTAGGTTCATTGCAACTATATCCTCAAGTGTTAAAGAATGTTCGGTTTAAAGGTGCTCATAATCCACTGGAGAGCCAAAGTGTGTGTGCTGCTGTGGCTGAATCTGAAGCTGAGTTAGGTAAGCAGGGACGGATATTATTGCGTAAGTCCGGGACAGAACCGCTTCTGAGAATTATGGTTGAGGGACCTGAAACTGAAACTGTTGAACGTTTAGCAGACCAGATTTCATGTGTGGTTTCTAATAATTGTGATTAA
- the rimP gene encoding Ribosome maturation factor RimP produces MATIEQRLTEMLEPAVDALGYELLGIEFISAGKHSVLRLYIDHEQGITVDDCAKVSYQVSAILDVEDPISTEYNLEVSSPGMERPLFKSAHYQRVIDENIFVQLRIPVMNRRKWKGQLVAVEGDMITLDVDGEQQRIALSNVQKAHVIPQFD; encoded by the coding sequence TTGGCAACGATTGAGCAACGCCTGACTGAAATGCTTGAACCTGCGGTAGATGCGCTGGGATATGAATTGCTGGGAATTGAATTTATCAGTGCCGGAAAACATTCGGTATTGCGGTTGTATATTGATCATGAACAGGGGATTACTGTTGATGATTGTGCCAAAGTCAGTTATCAGGTAAGCGCGATCTTAGATGTTGAAGATCCAATCAGTACTGAATATAACTTAGAAGTTTCGTCGCCTGGAATGGAAAGACCATTATTTAAATCGGCTCATTATCAGCGTGTTATCGATGAAAATATTTTTGTACAGTTACGTATACCGGTTATGAATCGACGTAAATGGAAAGGGCAATTAGTTGCCGTTGAAGGCGATATGATCACCCTCGATGTAGATGGTGAACAGCAACGTATTGCGCTTAGTAATGTTCAAAAAGCGCATGTAATCCCTCAGTTTGACTAA
- the yhbY gene encoding RNA-binding protein YhbY, whose amino-acid sequence MAVKCNFSTPRNKKMPLSNKQKQYLKGLAHKLKPVVLLGSNGLTEGVLAEIEIALAHHELIKVKIPTDDRELKQQIAETIATNTQSTLIQTIGSIAIYYRPGDEAKISLPRT is encoded by the coding sequence ATGGCGGTAAAATGTAATTTTTCAACCCCTAGAAATAAAAAGATGCCATTATCTAATAAACAAAAACAGTATCTCAAAGGTTTAGCTCACAAACTCAAACCGGTTGTTTTACTGGGAAGTAACGGTTTAACCGAAGGTGTATTAGCTGAAATTGAGATTGCCTTAGCGCACCATGAACTCATTAAAGTTAAAATTCCGACAGATGATCGAGAACTAAAACAACAAATTGCTGAAACAATTGCAACGAATACTCAATCAACTTTAATTCAGACCATAGGTAGTATTGCTATATATTACCGCCCAGGTGATGAAGCTAAAATTTCTCTGCCCAGAACTTAA